GGGCGTTCTTCGGCCTCGTGGCTGCCGTGGGCATCATCCGACTCCCGGACGTGTACACACGCGCACACGCGGCATCGAAGAGTGACACGCTCGGGGCGGTCCTCTCGATCGGTGCCGTCGCGCTGGCGTTACAGACCGACCTCTCGACGATCAAGGCCGTCTTCCTACTCGTCTTTATGTTCCTGACGAACCCGACGGCGGCCCACGCTATCGCCCGGGCCGCACAGGACCAGGGGATCGAGCCCTGGACGACCGACGACCGGGAGGGGGAGCGATGACGCCGACGACCGTCGAGATCGCGCTGATCGCGTTCGTCCTGGCGTGTGCCGTCGGCGCCGCCATGCTCAAGGACGTGCTGGCGTCGGTGATGGCCTTCGCGGCCTACAGCCTCGGCGTCTCGATCATCTGGCTCGTGTTGCAGGCGCCCGATGTCGGGCTCACCGAGGCGGCCGTGGGTGCGGGCATCATGACGATCCTGTTCCTGCTCGCGCTGGCGAACACGGTCCGACCCGACGAGGACCGCCTGTTCGAACCCGTCAGCGTCAGGACCGTCGTCGGCGTCGGAGTCTTCGTGGCCGTGATGGCTGCGTCGGTCCCGGCGCTGCCGGCTATCGGCGACCCGACGGCACCGGTCACCGGCGGCGAGGTGACTCAGTACTACATCGAGAACGCCTACGACCAGACCGGCGTCCACAACGCCGTGACCGCCGTGCTTGCGGCCTACCGCGGGTTCGACACGCTGGGTGAGGCCGTGGTCGTCTTCGTCGCCGGTATCGCCGCGCTGTCGGTCCTCAGACAGGAGGTCTTCGCATGAGCGCCGATACGGAACCCGGACTGTACGTCGAGAGTACCATCATCATGACCACCGTCCGCGTCGTCGCCCCGTTCGTGTTGACGTTCGCACTGTTCGTGATGTTCCACGGCGCGGACTCGCCCGGCGGCGGGTTCCAGGGCGGGGTCATCGCCGGCTCCGTCGTGATGATGCTCGCGTTCGCCTACGGTATCGGGTCGACCCGTGACTGGGTGGACATCCGTATCGTCGCCGCACTCGCCTCCGGTGGCGTCCTCACGTTCGCCACGATCGGGCTCGGATCGATCGCGCTCGGGGGAACGTTCCTGGAGTACACCGAGTACACGTTCATCATCGAGAAGGCGAGCAAGTACGGTATCGAACTCGTCGAACTGGGGATCGGCGCGATCGTCGCCAGCGTGGCGATCGGTCTCTTCTTCCTGCTTGCCGCGGGCTTTGGCCACGTGACCGACGAGCCACGGGAGGGTGAGCGATGATCGATCCGCTTCAACTCGATCTGCTCGCGACCCACTACAACTACTACGCGGTGGTCCTGCTGCTGGGAATCGGGCTGTACATGCTCGTCGAGTCGCCCAACCTCGTCAAGAAGGTCATCGGGATGAACATCTTCCAGACGGGCATCTTCCTGTTTTTCATCACGCTGGCCTACCGGGCGGGTGCGAACCCGCCGGTCGTCGAGGAAGGCGCCGGCCCGTACGTCAGCCCGCTCCCGCACGTCCTCATCCTGACGGCTATCGTCGTCGGGGTGAGCCTGACCGCGGTGGCGCTGGCGCTCATCATCCGCATCTACTCGGAGTACGGGACACTGGACGAAGACACGCTGAAACAGCTCTACTATGATTGAACACGTTCCCGCGCTGCTGGTCGTCGTCCCGATCGTCGGCGGTGCCGTCCCGCTGATCGCCAGTCTCGTCTCCGACCGCGCCGGCTGGCCGGTCGCGGCGGCGACGCTCGCGGTCCACGCCGCGCTGGCGGTCTGGCTGGCCGCGACGGTCGTCACCGATGGAACCGTCACCTACGTTCTCGGCGGGTTCGTCGCTCCCTACGGGATCGAACTCGTCGTCGACGGGCTGTCGGCGGCCGTCGTCCTGCTCGTCAGTCTCGTCGCACTCGGCCTGCTCGCGTACGCACGACGGGCCGGCCCCCACGCCAACACCTTCTACAGCCAGTATCTCCTTCTGGTGACTGGCCTCTCGGGGATGACCGTCACCGGCGACGCGTTCAACCTCTACGTCTTCCTGGAGATCACGGGGCTGGCAGCGTACGGCCTGGTCGCCAGCGGACGGGAGGCAAGCGCCGCCGTCGCCGCGCTGAAGTACCTCATCATCGGCACCGTCGGCGCGTCGCTGTACCTGCTCGGGGTCGGCTACGCGCTGGCGGCGACGGGGACGCTCAACATGGCCGACCTCGCCGACAAACTCGCCGCGGTCGGCTACGACTCGACGCTGGTCGTCACGGCCTTCGCCCTGATGATCGGTGGTCTCGTCGTGAAGGTTGCGCTGTTCCCACTGCACACCTGGCAGCCCGACGCGTACGACAACGCGCCCGACACCGTGAGCGCGCTCATCTCGGCACTGGTCTCGACCGTGTCGGCCTACGCGCTCGCCCGGGTCATGTTCTCGGTGTTCACCGTCGACTTCCTGACGGCCGTCCCGGCCGCACGCTGGGCGCTCGTCGGCCTGGCTTCGGTGAGCATCGTCGCCGGCAGCGTGCTCGCCATCTCCCAGGATAGCGTCCAGCGGATGCTGGCGTACTCCTCGGTGTCGCAGTTCGGCCTGGTGGTCGCCGGCTTCGCCATCGCGACGCCGACGGCGGTCGTCGGCGCGACGGTCCACCTGCTGGGCCACGCCGTGATGAAAGGCGGGCTGTTCGCCGCGACGGGGATCATCGAGCGTGACACCGGCGCGTCGGCGGTCAACGGCTACGCCGGGATGGCCGAACGGTCGTCGATCGGAGCCGGCGGCTTCGCCGTCCTCGCACTGGCGATGGTCGGCGTCCCGCCGGCGGTCGGTTTCGTCGGCAAGTGGTACATCGTCGTCGGTGCCGTCGAGGCCGGCCTCTGGCCGGTCGTCGTCGTCCTGCTCGCGAGTACGCTGTTGACGCTCGCGTACTTCTCGCGCCTGGTCGAGCGGCTCTACTTCGCCGAGCCGACTATCACCGAGGAGGAACCGGCCGTCGCCGACGGGGGCAGTGCTGTCTCCCCGGGGATGCTCGCCGTCGTCGTCGTGGCCGCCGTCCTCGCGGTGGCGCTGACCGCCGCCGTCCCGACGCTGGAACAGACGCTGATCGACACGCTTCCGCCGCTACTGAACCCATGACCGACGTTACATCGCTCAGACCACTGTTGGCAATACTCGTCTCGGCGCTGGCTATCCCGGTGATCCTCTCGTTGAAGAACCGTCCGAACGTTCGGGAGGGCGTCACGATCACCGTCGCGCTCGCGAAGTTCGGTCTCGTCGCGAGCATGGTCCCGGCGGTGCTGGCCGGCGACCAGTTCTCCCTCACGATCGGCCAGTTCGGCCCGGGGATCACGCTCGCGCTCAGAGTCGACGCGCTCGCGATCCTCTTTGGCTTGCTCGCGAGCCTGCTGTGGATCGTCACGAGTTTCTACAGCATCGGTTACATGCGCGGACTGGCCGAGCACGCACAGACGCGGTACTTCGCCTCCTTCGCCGCGAGTCTCGCCTCCGCGATCGGGGTCGCCTTCGCCGCGAACCTCGTGACGCTGTTCGTCTTCTACGAACTGTTGACGGTCTCGACGTACCCGCTGGTCACCCACGACGAGACCGACGAGGCCCGGCGTGCCGGCCGCAAGTACCTCGCGTATACGTTCGGTGGCGGCGTCGCCGTCCTGGGCGGGACGATCCTCGTCTTCTTCCTGACCGGGACGACGGCGTTCGCGGCGGGCGGCATCGAGGGGCTCGCCACAGCCGACCCGACGCTCGCCCGCGCCGCGTTCGCGCTGCTGGCGGCCGGATTCGGCGTGAAGGCGGCGCTGATGCCGGCCCACTCCTGGCTCCCCGACGCGATGGTCGCGCCGACGCCCGTGTCGGGCCTGCTCCACGCCGTCGCAGTCGTCAAGAGCGGCGTCTTCGGCGTCGCACGGGTCGTCCTGGACGTGTTCGGTCCCGACGTGCTCCGGGATCTCGGGATGCATCTGCCCCTGGCCGCGATCGCGGCGTTCACACTGCTGACGGCGAGTGTCATCGCCCTGCGCCAGGACAACCTCAAGCGCCGGCTGGCGTACTCGACGATCAGCCAGCTCTCGTATATCGTGTTGGGCCTGGCGCTACTGGAGGGGGACGCGCTGATCGGCGGCCTGTTGCACATCCCCGCTCACGCGTTCATGAAGCTCACGCTGTTCTTCTGTGCGGGCGCGATCCACGTCGAGACCCATACCGACGACATCAGCGATATGGCCGGCATCGGGAAGCGGATGCCGTTGACGATGACTGCCTTCGGCGTCGCCGCGGCGGGGATGGCCGGTATCCCGCTGGTCGCTGGCTTCGTCAGCAAGTGGTACCTCGTCATCGGGGCCTTGGACGGCGGTGGGACGGTCTTCGCCGCCGCGTTGCTCGTCTCCGGGGTGCTCAACATCGCGTACTTCTGGCCCATCGTCTACCAGGCCTTCTTCGAGTCGCCCGAGGCAAACGACGAGAAACCGCTCGTCGAGCGGGCGCTGGGCGGAACGGCGATCCGGACAGACGGCGGCGGAGAGCACCACACCGACGAGAGCGTCCCGGAACCGGAACACGTCGACCACCTCGGGAAGCGCCACGAGGACGTGGAACACCACGGCGGTCCGCCGGAAGGCGGCTGGGACCAACGGAACTGGCACGGCGGTGAGAGCACCTGGTTCATGCTCGGGCCGATCCTCACCGCCGCGACGCTGTCGCTCCTGCTGGGCATCGTCCCGAACCAGGCGGTCTTCCTCAGGGTCGTCACCACTGTCGTCGGGAACCTCCCGGGGGTGGTCGCCTGATGGCGACCTCGCTGCTGACGGCCATCCCGCCGGTGGCCGTGTTGCTCCCGGTCGCGATCCTGGTCGCGCTCCTGCCTCGCCGGAGCGGCCACGCGCTTGGCGTGGTAGCCTCGGGCGTGGCCATCGCCTGGGTCTGGCTGGTCCCGGCGGGTGCACACGTCCGGACGCCGTTCCTGGGCTTCGAGGCGGTGTTGTTCAACGTCGACGAGTTCTCCCGGCTGATGGGGCTGATATTCGGGATCATCGGCGTCGCGGCCGTGCTGTACTCCTACGCGAGCGAGGCCGAGGGGATCCAGACCGGCTTCGCGCTCTCGTACGTGGCGACGAGCTACGGGGCGGTCTTCGCCGGCGACTGGCTCACGCTCCTCTTCTTCTGGGAACTGATGGCGGTCACGAGCACGCTGCTCGTCTGGCACTACGGCGGCAAGGCGGTCCGCGCGGGCTTCCGGTACGCACTGCTACACGGGATCGGCGGGACGCTGTTGATGGCCGCGATCCTCCAGACCTACGTCGTCAGAGATACGTTCCTGTTCGGGTCCGTCCCCGGCGGTCCCGAGACGGTCGGGATCGTCCCGGGGCTCCCGGCGGCGCTCGCCGCCGTCGGTATCGGGGTCAACGTCGGGTTCATCGGGCTCCACGCCTGGCTGCCCGACACGTACCCGCGCCCGCACATCGCCGCCAGCGTCTTCCTCTGCGTGTTCACGACGAAGACCGGCGTCTACGGGATGTACCGGGCGTTCCCCGCGGGCAACGAGGCCATCGCGTACATGGGTGGCGGGATGGCCGTCTTCGGCGCGACGTTCGCGCTGTTCCAGAACGACATGCGCCGCCTGCTCTCCTATCACATCCAGTCCCAGGTCGGCTACATGGTCGCCGGCGTCGGCATCGGGACGGCCCTCTCCCAGGCCGGCGCGTTCGCCCACGTCTTCAACCACATCCTCTACAAGGGCCTGCTGTTCATGACCGCCGGCGTCGTCGTCTACCGGACCGGCGAGGAGAGCCTGAAGAAACTCGGCGGACTCGCACGCGAGATGCCCGTCACTGCGGTCGCGTTCACGGTAGCGGCGCTGTCGATCGCGGGCTTCCCCGGCTTCAACGGCTTCGTCTCGAAGGGGATCGTCATCGCCGGGAGCCACTACGACTTCGCCCACGGGCCGCTGTACGCTGGCGGCCGGACGACCCTGGAGTGGCTACTCTTGCTCGGTGGTGTCGGGACGTTCATGTCGTTCATCAAGTTCGGCTACTACGCCTTCTTCCACGGGGAGTACGACGGCAGCGTGGCCGACGCGAACCGCGGTCAGACCGTCGCGATGCTGTCGGTCGCCGCGCTCTGTGTCGCGTACGGCGTCTTCGACAGCGCGCTGTTCGCTATCCTCCCGTTCGACGTGACCGACGGCGACGTCGTCTCACACGTCTATACGACCTACACCGTCGACCATCTCGTCGAGGGCTTCGCACTGGCGGTCGCTGGCCTGATCGGCTTTGCCGTCACAAAGCGACCGCTGAAACGGCTCGGACGTGTCCCCGACGTCGATTCGCTGTACAACCCCGGCGTCTTCTACGGGACGAGAGCCCTGGTCGTCGGCGTGACCGAACTCTACGCTGGTGTCGACCGGGCGGTCGTCCGTGGAACCAGTGCCCTCGGAACTATTGTCAGGGAACCGAACGGATCGCTCCGGAATCTCCGCGAGGGACGGGGTGAAGCCGAGCTAAGCGGACGACCGCTCCGTGCGGGAATCGGTTTCAGCATCCTCGTTCTCGTCGTTTTCGTCGCTCTCGCGCTGTTGGCACTCGGGTGATTCTCAATCCCGATAGTTACTCCTGTACATTTATATGCGGTGATACCATCTTTCTGGTAAGCGCGTCCTGCGAGAGGGGTTGGTACGGTTCCAACCCGGACCTCCTGGGCGTGTTGGACAACGATAATATATGAAACTCCAACAACTATTCGACGACGACGACGCTGTCTCGCCGGTCATCGGTGTCATCCTGATGGTCGCGATCACCGTCATCCTCGCCGCAGTCATCGCAACGTTCGTCCTCGGTCTCGGTGACCAGGTTAGTAACACAGCGCCGCAGGCCACCTTTAGCTTCGATTACGAGGCAACCGGTGGTGGCTCCGGTGACTTGACGATCACTCACGACGGTGGCGACTCCATCTCAGAAACCGAACTGTACGTTCGTGGTGCAGGCGGTGCCGGTGGTCAGTGGTCCGGTAGCGTCGGTTCAAGCAGCGAAGTCAGAGCTGGTAACAGTTGGTCCATCTCCAGCGTGAGTGACTCCGCCACGGTTCGCGTCGTCTACCAATCCAACGACGGCGGCAACTCCGCGACGCTCGGTCGGTGGACCGGTCCGAACGCGTAACCGGCACTGACCCGCGGAACCGTCTTCCGCGCGGGCCAACCGTATCGTTAATAGTATCCGCTCATCATTTTCTTTCTACGATGGGTGCATTGGGATATGGCGATGGGGAGGCACACAAATGAGCAACCAAGCGATGCAGGTCCGGGACGCCGACGACTCGCTCTCGAAAGGCGAGATATTCGAAGTGCTCCAGAACGAGCGCCGACGGTATGCTCTGGAGTACCTCCGGGAACACGGCGACCCTGTTGATCTCGGTAATCTGGCATCCCACGTCGCGGCGATGGAGTACGACTGTGACTCGACAGACGTCTCCAGCGCACAGCGAAAACGGGTCTACACCACGCTCCAGCAGACACATCTTCCCCGACTGGACGAGGCCGGGATCGTCGAGTACGACAGCGACGACAACCTAATCTCGACGACCCCACAGACACAGGAGCTAACGGTGTATCTGGAGATCGTCTCGGCCGGGGAGTTCCCCTGGCGGGAGTATTACCTCTCTCTGAGTGCGGTGAGTCTCGCAATCGTGGCCGTCCTCTGGGTCGGCGTCTATCCGTTCACCCTCATCTCGCCGCTCGTCTGGGCGACGCTGATCACTGTCGTGTTTGCTCTCTCGTCCGTCTACCACACCTACGCCGGTCAGGAGATGACTCTCAGCGAGTACATGTCGAACCAGCGCGAATAGCACCCCCCGAGGCCGACGATACATTCGACACGCTGTGGGTAAATTTCTCTCTTTATAGTTGGATATAAGTATCCTCTCGAACGTAGTCGCTAGCAGCACGCCACCGACGGGTGTGAGACCGGCCTCAATAGGGTGGGGCGGTGCTCGTAACAGGTGGCCGTGCGCAGACACAACTATGGATCTGAAACAACTGTTCACCGACGACGACGCGGTCTCGCCGGTCATCGGGGTCATCCTGATGGTCGCGATCACCGTCATCCTCGCGGCGGTTACCGCCTCGTTCGTCCTCGGGTTGGGGGACCAAACGCAACGAACGACGCCACAGGCGAGTTTCACGTTCGATTTCGAGGAAAGTGTCTCGGGGAGTGATGCGGACGAAGGTATCCTGACGATCACCCACGACGGTGGAGACACTATCCAGGGCGGGAGTCTCTACCTCCGCGGGAGCGGATGGGTGGATGCGACAAGCGGGAGTACCTCGTGGACCACCCCAGCAACTGGCTCGGTCGACATCGACGACACGAACGAGGACGAGAGCTGGGACACTGCCGTCGGTGGGAAGACCGAAGTCGCCGCCGGCAACTCCATCAACGTCGGCGTGAACGACGCCTACAACATCCGTGTCGTCTACGAACCTCCGGAGGGTGACACGTCAGCCACCCTCGGACAGGACGCAGGCCCCGAAGCGTAACCGACCCGCGCCTTCTCGTCTTTTCGTCCGGCTAGCAACTGTCCCGGTCCCGCGATGGGTTTATTTCCGTCCATGCGATGGACTGTAATGATGGACGCCACGCGTGGGACCGCCGTCGCCGTCGGGACACTCATCGTGGTTACAGCCCTCGTCTCCGGGCCGCTCGTTCCCGGAATCACGTTCACGAACACACAGCCTACATACGGCGAGGGAACTGCAACCGTCGACAGCGTCGAGTTCCCCGAACGAACGACGATCGAGCGGGGTGGCTTTGGCTCCGAGAGTGACTATCTCGTCGTTCCGCCGGCGACCGTTCGGTTCGAGACGTTCGAGGGTGCGCCGGTCCTCACGTACAAGATTGCGGTGCCCGAACTGAACTACTCCCGCGGGACGACACACTTCCTGGCTCCCGAGACTGGGACCCGCTACGACGCGACACTCCAGTCTGACTCACTAACAGGTGTTCCGAGCCAGACCACCGAGTTCGACGCGACGCTCTCGATCTGGCTCGAAGATTCCGACGGCCGGGAGCGCGTTGCCACACAGAACACAACGATCGAGGTCGTCGAATGAGCAGTATCGAGTTCGCATCGCTCCGTCGGACCGACGCCGGGACCGAACTGTCGATCTGGTCACGGCTCAGGACCGTCTTGTTCGGCGATCGGATCGGATTGACGATCTTCCTGGGGTCGCTCTGTCTGTTCATGCTCGCGTGGCGAACTACCGTCTTCATCACGGACACGTACGCTATCGCGAACGGACTGTATGCCCTTTCGAACGGCCAGATCGGGATCACGGAAGCCGTCTACGGGGGACACCTCGACACGCCCGGCATGACCGCCGCTGGTGGTCGGACGATCGCCCGTAACTACGGTGCGATCGTCCTCTCGCTCCCGTTTCTGGTATTGGTCGAGTCCCTCGACGCGATCACCTCGCTGCGAATCGGGATCGCCGCGCTGTGGTCGCTTCTGGCGCTCGGTGTCGTCGTCCAGACACGGAGGTTACTCGACAGTGACGCGATCGTCTGGGCCGGTAGCGCCCTCGTGCTCGTCGTCTTCGCCTCGAACGTCGTGTTCGCGACCCCGCTCGACGACGGGGCAGCACATCTCTCCGCGCTCCAACTGTTCCACATGACGGTTGCCGCGTTCGGCCCGGTCGTGCTGTACCGGTTGCTCCGTCGTATCGACGGTCCTCGAATGGGGGTCCTCGGAGCGACGGTGTACGTCCTCGGGTCGCCGCTGGTGATCTGGGCGACGGTCCCGAAGCGCCA
Above is a window of Haloarcula halophila DNA encoding:
- a CDS encoding cation:proton antiporter subunit C encodes the protein MIDPLQLDLLATHYNYYAVVLLLGIGLYMLVESPNLVKKVIGMNIFQTGIFLFFITLAYRAGANPPVVEEGAGPYVSPLPHVLILTAIVVGVSLTAVALALIIRIYSEYGTLDEDTLKQLYYD
- a CDS encoding DUF4040 domain-containing protein; translated protein: MTPTTVEIALIAFVLACAVGAAMLKDVLASVMAFAAYSLGVSIIWLVLQAPDVGLTEAAVGAGIMTILFLLALANTVRPDEDRLFEPVSVRTVVGVGVFVAVMAASVPALPAIGDPTAPVTGGEVTQYYIENAYDQTGVHNAVTAVLAAYRGFDTLGEAVVVFVAGIAALSVLRQEVFA
- a CDS encoding type IV pilin N-terminal domain-containing protein; this encodes MKLQQLFDDDDAVSPVIGVILMVAITVILAAVIATFVLGLGDQVSNTAPQATFSFDYEATGGGSGDLTITHDGGDSISETELYVRGAGGAGGQWSGSVGSSSEVRAGNSWSISSVSDSATVRVVYQSNDGGNSATLGRWTGPNA
- a CDS encoding type IV pilin N-terminal domain-containing protein encodes the protein MDLKQLFTDDDAVSPVIGVILMVAITVILAAVTASFVLGLGDQTQRTTPQASFTFDFEESVSGSDADEGILTITHDGGDTIQGGSLYLRGSGWVDATSGSTSWTTPATGSVDIDDTNEDESWDTAVGGKTEVAAGNSINVGVNDAYNIRVVYEPPEGDTSATLGQDAGPEA
- a CDS encoding Na(+)/H(+) antiporter subunit B, which produces MSADTEPGLYVESTIIMTTVRVVAPFVLTFALFVMFHGADSPGGGFQGGVIAGSVVMMLAFAYGIGSTRDWVDIRIVAALASGGVLTFATIGLGSIALGGTFLEYTEYTFIIEKASKYGIELVELGIGAIVASVAIGLFFLLAAGFGHVTDEPREGER
- a CDS encoding DUF7344 domain-containing protein; protein product: MSNQAMQVRDADDSLSKGEIFEVLQNERRRYALEYLREHGDPVDLGNLASHVAAMEYDCDSTDVSSAQRKRVYTTLQQTHLPRLDEAGIVEYDSDDNLISTTPQTQELTVYLEIVSAGEFPWREYYLSLSAVSLAIVAVLWVGVYPFTLISPLVWATLITVVFALSSVYHTYAGQEMTLSEYMSNQRE
- a CDS encoding cation:proton antiporter, with the protein product MTDVTSLRPLLAILVSALAIPVILSLKNRPNVREGVTITVALAKFGLVASMVPAVLAGDQFSLTIGQFGPGITLALRVDALAILFGLLASLLWIVTSFYSIGYMRGLAEHAQTRYFASFAASLASAIGVAFAANLVTLFVFYELLTVSTYPLVTHDETDEARRAGRKYLAYTFGGGVAVLGGTILVFFLTGTTAFAAGGIEGLATADPTLARAAFALLAAGFGVKAALMPAHSWLPDAMVAPTPVSGLLHAVAVVKSGVFGVARVVLDVFGPDVLRDLGMHLPLAAIAAFTLLTASVIALRQDNLKRRLAYSTISQLSYIVLGLALLEGDALIGGLLHIPAHAFMKLTLFFCAGAIHVETHTDDISDMAGIGKRMPLTMTAFGVAAAGMAGIPLVAGFVSKWYLVIGALDGGGTVFAAALLVSGVLNIAYFWPIVYQAFFESPEANDEKPLVERALGGTAIRTDGGGEHHTDESVPEPEHVDHLGKRHEDVEHHGGPPEGGWDQRNWHGGESTWFMLGPILTAATLSLLLGIVPNQAVFLRVVTTVVGNLPGVVA
- a CDS encoding monovalent cation/H+ antiporter subunit D family protein gives rise to the protein MIEHVPALLVVVPIVGGAVPLIASLVSDRAGWPVAAATLAVHAALAVWLAATVVTDGTVTYVLGGFVAPYGIELVVDGLSAAVVLLVSLVALGLLAYARRAGPHANTFYSQYLLLVTGLSGMTVTGDAFNLYVFLEITGLAAYGLVASGREASAAVAALKYLIIGTVGASLYLLGVGYALAATGTLNMADLADKLAAVGYDSTLVVTAFALMIGGLVVKVALFPLHTWQPDAYDNAPDTVSALISALVSTVSAYALARVMFSVFTVDFLTAVPAARWALVGLASVSIVAGSVLAISQDSVQRMLAYSSVSQFGLVVAGFAIATPTAVVGATVHLLGHAVMKGGLFAATGIIERDTGASAVNGYAGMAERSSIGAGGFAVLALAMVGVPPAVGFVGKWYIVVGAVEAGLWPVVVVLLASTLLTLAYFSRLVERLYFAEPTITEEEPAVADGGSAVSPGMLAVVVVAAVLAVALTAAVPTLEQTLIDTLPPLLNP
- the mnhG gene encoding monovalent cation/H(+) antiporter subunit G, with the translated sequence MTPTEWAAVALGVLGAFFGLVAAVGIIRLPDVYTRAHAASKSDTLGAVLSIGAVALALQTDLSTIKAVFLLVFMFLTNPTAAHAIARAAQDQGIEPWTTDDREGER
- a CDS encoding Na(+)/H(+) antiporter subunit D, whose translation is MATSLLTAIPPVAVLLPVAILVALLPRRSGHALGVVASGVAIAWVWLVPAGAHVRTPFLGFEAVLFNVDEFSRLMGLIFGIIGVAAVLYSYASEAEGIQTGFALSYVATSYGAVFAGDWLTLLFFWELMAVTSTLLVWHYGGKAVRAGFRYALLHGIGGTLLMAAILQTYVVRDTFLFGSVPGGPETVGIVPGLPAALAAVGIGVNVGFIGLHAWLPDTYPRPHIAASVFLCVFTTKTGVYGMYRAFPAGNEAIAYMGGGMAVFGATFALFQNDMRRLLSYHIQSQVGYMVAGVGIGTALSQAGAFAHVFNHILYKGLLFMTAGVVVYRTGEESLKKLGGLAREMPVTAVAFTVAALSIAGFPGFNGFVSKGIVIAGSHYDFAHGPLYAGGRTTLEWLLLLGGVGTFMSFIKFGYYAFFHGEYDGSVADANRGQTVAMLSVAALCVAYGVFDSALFAILPFDVTDGDVVSHVYTTYTVDHLVEGFALAVAGLIGFAVTKRPLKRLGRVPDVDSLYNPGVFYGTRALVVGVTELYAGVDRAVVRGTSALGTIVREPNGSLRNLREGRGEAELSGRPLRAGIGFSILVLVVFVALALLALG